Proteins from a single region of Haloplanus sp. GDY1:
- the phnD gene encoding phosphate/phosphite/phosphonate ABC transporter substrate-binding protein — protein sequence MSEDHSSRRRTFLSSSAAAIAAGLAGCAGGVGGGGGGGGGSGSGGSDGSGGSGGSDPKLAEASAFDPAEPAWRENNYLSAPLVEAGYERGTQADLERMGSREVEEIPHGDPVREPPEDESELLDPDTLVFTESPSEDVQGRYAEDFQAVFDRIEEETGKPVEFNSVNSYAASVEAMRSERAHIANFSTGTTCFAVNLAGAVPFAAGIAPDGSFGYRLFATTRADASSIRSVEDFARDEVKMAHAEPASNSGHQAPSALFDQYFDVTAGEDYEINFSGGHSQTTRGIAAGDYDAGPICSTCFKDTVEADSNLSFDDFKVVWASDPFPNGPVAFRYNLHPDIVEGIRTAWLETDFEGTSYAERTGYDEYVPIEYRRHWYNIMVIQRYNGVEYTQSALGE from the coding sequence ATGTCAGAGGACCACAGTTCCCGACGGCGGACGTTCCTGAGTAGTTCCGCAGCCGCGATCGCCGCCGGACTCGCCGGGTGTGCCGGCGGCGTCGGCGGTGGCGGTGGCGGCGGTGGCGGGAGTGGTAGCGGCGGCAGCGATGGCAGCGGTGGCAGCGGCGGCAGCGACCCGAAACTGGCGGAGGCGAGCGCCTTCGATCCGGCGGAGCCGGCCTGGCGGGAGAACAACTACCTGTCGGCGCCGCTCGTCGAGGCGGGGTACGAGCGCGGAACGCAGGCCGACCTCGAACGGATGGGGAGCCGGGAGGTCGAGGAGATTCCGCACGGCGACCCGGTCAGGGAGCCCCCCGAGGACGAGAGCGAGCTGCTCGATCCAGACACGCTCGTCTTCACGGAGAGCCCGAGCGAGGACGTCCAGGGCCGCTACGCCGAGGACTTCCAGGCCGTCTTCGACCGGATCGAGGAGGAGACGGGCAAGCCGGTCGAGTTCAACAGCGTCAACAGTTACGCCGCCTCGGTCGAGGCGATGCGCTCCGAGCGGGCCCACATCGCGAACTTCTCGACCGGGACGACGTGTTTCGCGGTCAACCTCGCGGGCGCGGTGCCCTTCGCCGCCGGCATCGCGCCGGACGGCTCCTTCGGGTACCGCCTGTTCGCGACGACGCGGGCGGACGCCAGCAGCATCCGTAGCGTCGAGGACTTCGCGCGGGACGAGGTGAAGATGGCCCACGCCGAACCCGCGTCGAACTCCGGCCACCAGGCGCCCTCCGCGCTGTTCGACCAGTACTTCGACGTGACCGCCGGCGAGGACTACGAGATCAACTTCTCGGGCGGCCACTCCCAGACCACCCGGGGGATCGCCGCCGGCGACTACGACGCCGGCCCCATCTGTTCGACCTGTTTCAAGGACACCGTCGAGGCCGACAGCAACCTGAGCTTCGACGACTTCAAGGTCGTCTGGGCGTCCGACCCGTTCCCGAACGGTCCCGTCGCCTTCCGCTACAACCTGCATCCCGACATCGTCGAGGGGATCCGGACCGCCTGGCTCGAGACCGACTTCGAGGGCACGTCGTACGCCGAGCGCACCGGCTACGACGAGTACGTTCCCATCGAGTACCGGCGACACTGGTACAACATCATGGTCATCCAGCGGTACAACGGCGTCGAATACACCCAGAGTGCCCTCGGCGAATGA
- the phnC gene encoding phosphonate ABC transporter ATP-binding protein, with product MTLEVSDLRKTYSTGDEALKGVSLSIEGDETMAMIGPSGAGKSTFVRCVNRLTEPSGGSVRLDGTELTALADDELREARRNIGMIFQEYNLVERLTVMENVLTGRLGYVSPWRAFRRNFPPDDVERAYEILDRVGLDGMENKRADELSGGQRQRVGIARAVIQQPKILLVDEPTSSLDPETSNTVMRLLTDIAAEREVPVLINIHEVDLALEYADRVVGLHDGELVFEGTPADIGDETLDRVYRGAEVPDSGTSGSTSSGTEDARPAVGADPERSVPGGS from the coding sequence ATGACGCTCGAAGTGTCCGATCTCAGGAAGACGTACTCGACGGGCGACGAGGCGCTGAAAGGCGTCAGCCTCTCGATCGAGGGCGACGAGACGATGGCGATGATCGGACCGAGCGGTGCGGGCAAGAGCACGTTCGTCAGATGCGTCAACCGACTCACGGAGCCCAGCGGCGGCAGCGTGCGTCTCGACGGCACCGAACTGACGGCCCTGGCGGACGACGAACTCCGCGAAGCACGGCGAAACATCGGGATGATCTTCCAGGAGTACAACCTGGTCGAGCGGCTCACCGTGATGGAGAACGTCCTCACGGGGCGGCTGGGCTACGTCTCACCCTGGCGTGCGTTTCGACGGAACTTCCCGCCCGATGACGTGGAGCGGGCCTACGAGATCCTCGACCGCGTCGGCCTTGACGGTATGGAGAACAAGCGGGCGGACGAACTGTCGGGCGGGCAGCGCCAGCGGGTGGGCATCGCCCGGGCGGTCATCCAGCAGCCGAAGATCCTGCTCGTCGACGAGCCGACCTCCAGCCTCGATCCCGAGACCTCGAACACCGTGATGCGACTGCTCACCGACATCGCCGCCGAGCGGGAGGTCCCCGTGCTGATCAACATCCACGAGGTCGACCTCGCACTGGAGTACGCCGACCGCGTCGTCGGCCTCCACGACGGCGAACTCGTCTTCGAGGGCACGCCCGCAGACATCGGCGACGAGACGCTCGATCGGGTGTATCGGGGCGCCGAGGTGCCGGATTCGGGCACGTCCGGGTCCACGTCCTCGGGGACGGAGGACGCGCGACCCGCCGTCGGGGCGGATCCGGAGCGGTCGGTACCGGGTGGCTCCTGA
- the phnE gene encoding phosphonate ABC transporter, permease protein PhnE: MATDERTWRRPTAFRRREMKWAVYAGIVAFFLWSAWGIGLDLSRVVRGVGRGATLLGDFLPPDATPRQTQRIVDKMVESVAMAMVSTVTGIVLSVPIAFMAAENLSPKPLYYLNRGFISISRAFNAIIVAILVVKAVGLGPLAGIITITFKTVGFFSKLFAEDIEDIDMGSVDAVRAAGASPVQTLLYGVVPQIVPRFAGLSVYRWDINIRTSTIVGIVGAGGIGSVLLTAFNRYDYPYVSAILLAIILVVLVAEGVSAVVRRRYQ, encoded by the coding sequence ATGGCGACCGACGAGCGAACCTGGCGGCGGCCGACGGCGTTCCGCCGGCGGGAGATGAAGTGGGCCGTCTACGCCGGCATCGTGGCCTTCTTCCTCTGGTCGGCGTGGGGGATCGGTCTCGATCTCTCCCGCGTCGTCCGGGGGGTCGGACGCGGTGCGACGCTGCTCGGTGACTTCCTGCCACCGGACGCCACGCCCCGGCAGACACAGCGCATCGTGGACAAGATGGTCGAGAGCGTCGCCATGGCGATGGTGTCGACGGTGACGGGGATCGTCCTCAGCGTTCCGATCGCGTTCATGGCGGCGGAGAACCTCTCTCCGAAACCGCTGTACTACCTCAACCGCGGATTCATCTCCATCTCGCGGGCGTTCAACGCCATCATCGTCGCCATCCTCGTGGTGAAGGCCGTGGGCCTCGGCCCCCTCGCCGGCATCATCACGATCACGTTCAAGACGGTCGGCTTCTTCTCGAAGCTGTTCGCCGAGGACATCGAGGACATCGACATGGGCAGCGTGGACGCGGTGCGTGCGGCCGGCGCCTCGCCGGTCCAGACCCTGCTCTACGGCGTCGTCCCGCAGATCGTCCCCCGGTTCGCCGGTCTCAGCGTCTACCGCTGGGACATCAACATCCGCACCTCGACCATCGTCGGCATCGTCGGCGCGGGCGGCATCGGCTCGGTCTTGCTCACCGCGTTCAACCGCTACGACTACCCGTACGTCTCGGCGATCCTCCTCGCGATCATCCTGGTCGTGCTCGTCGCCGAGGGCGTCAGTGCGGTCGTTCGACGGAGGTACCAGTGA
- the phnE gene encoding phosphonate ABC transporter, permease protein PhnE produces the protein MAGTNETRTWQRFDRRRRFGRYLGWLAALIVFVASWRFLETGVTRPETIPREINDLLTRMYPPDVSYTAEIVRPLIETIHIAALGTAGALVLAVPVALLAAENTTPNAATYWLGKVIVTVSRSVNTIIWALIFVVVFGTGPLAGAVAIAFRSVGFLGKLIGEEIEEIDFGQVEAVRAAGASPTQLLLYGILPQVKPALVGLSVYRWDINVRDSTILGFVGAGGIGVQLFRAVNAFAWQSVATVLLVILGVVVVSEALSAYARSLVR, from the coding sequence ATGGCCGGAACGAACGAGACGCGGACGTGGCAGCGGTTCGACCGACGGCGGCGATTCGGGCGGTATCTCGGCTGGCTCGCCGCGCTGATCGTGTTCGTCGCCTCCTGGCGGTTCCTGGAGACGGGCGTCACGAGACCCGAAACCATCCCGCGGGAGATCAACGACCTCCTGACGCGGATGTATCCGCCGGACGTCTCCTACACCGCCGAGATCGTCCGCCCGCTGATCGAGACGATCCACATCGCCGCGCTCGGCACCGCGGGGGCGCTCGTGCTCGCGGTCCCGGTCGCGCTGCTCGCCGCCGAGAACACGACGCCGAACGCGGCGACCTACTGGCTCGGAAAGGTCATCGTGACGGTGAGTCGGTCGGTCAACACCATCATCTGGGCGCTGATCTTCGTCGTGGTGTTCGGCACCGGCCCCCTCGCCGGCGCCGTCGCCATCGCCTTCCGCTCGGTCGGTTTTCTCGGCAAACTCATCGGCGAGGAGATCGAGGAGATCGACTTCGGGCAGGTCGAGGCCGTCCGCGCCGCGGGTGCCTCGCCGACACAGCTGCTCCTGTACGGGATCCTCCCGCAGGTGAAGCCGGCGCTGGTCGGCCTCAGCGTCTACCGGTGGGACATCAACGTGCGCGACTCGACGATCCTCGGGTTCGTCGGCGCCGGCGGCATCGGCGTCCAACTGTTCCGGGCGGTCAACGCCTTCGCCTGGCAGTCCGTGGCGACGGTCCTGCTGGTCATCCTCGGCGTGGTCGTCGTCAGCGAGGCCCTCTCGGCGTACGCCCGGTCGCTGGTCCGGTGA
- a CDS encoding HAD family hydrolase, whose amino-acid sequence MTPSTSAPDDAAPDDAAPDDAAPDDAAPDDAAHDDPPILLFDMDGVLVEGRGTDETVHERALDDAIAERGLDVDPETRALLSGYEYDADFARGCARLGVDPVAFYGLRERHGERRVIDRLESGVRTLYPDATVVQELAERYTVGVVSNNYDGVVRFVVDHHGLDAFAHVRGRDTGVRGFYRRKPDPHYLLDALDSLGGADGCYVGDRGTDLLAATRAGLDPVLVRRPHNDGLVPPVEPTVEVDSLSALADRL is encoded by the coding sequence GTGACGCCATCCACGTCCGCTCCCGACGACGCCGCCCCCGACGACGCCGCCCCCGACGACGCCGCCCCCGACGACGCCGCCCCTGACGACGCCGCCCACGACGACCCGCCGATCCTCCTGTTCGACATGGACGGCGTGCTCGTCGAGGGACGCGGCACCGACGAGACGGTCCACGAGCGCGCGCTCGACGACGCCATCGCAGAGCGCGGCCTCGACGTCGACCCCGAGACGCGGGCCTTGCTCTCCGGCTACGAGTACGACGCCGACTTCGCACGCGGCTGTGCCCGCCTCGGCGTCGACCCCGTCGCCTTCTACGGCCTGCGGGAACGCCACGGCGAGCGCCGGGTCATCGACCGGCTCGAATCGGGGGTCCGGACGCTCTACCCCGACGCGACGGTCGTCCAGGAACTCGCCGAGCGATACACCGTCGGGGTGGTCAGCAACAACTACGACGGGGTCGTCCGGTTCGTCGTCGACCACCACGGCCTCGACGCGTTCGCACACGTCCGTGGCCGCGACACCGGCGTCCGCGGGTTCTACCGTCGCAAGCCCGACCCCCACTACCTCCTCGATGCGCTGGACTCGCTCGGCGGAGCCGACGGCTGCTACGTCGGCGACCGTGGCACCGACTTGCTCGCGGCGACCCGAGCGGGGCTGGATCCCGTCCTCGTGCGCCGACCGCACAACGACGGGCTGGTGCCTCCCGTGGAGCCGACGGTCGAGGTCGACTCGCTGAGCGCGCTCGCCGACCGGCTCTGA
- a CDS encoding HVO_0234 family beta-propeller protein: MDHDLTIDEKRVYADRTGAAEVLVAAEQGLVVASLSGDLVGEFGLDHRATVRDVAATGDRRVVATDEDVLVGSYDPTDFGPAVAVGFDHGGAPLAAGPDGRIARLSDGWTTLGTVEEPRAIDGGMVAAADGAYTVDGGLRDVGLSAVADVHGRGMPLAATAAGLYRLGNGWMDERDGAFTAVSADAGDDRAAAVGESGLLVREAVGEWSPVEAPADVVDVGFTDAATVAVTAEGSLLADAGEGWRTRALGVTGVSRLAVQA; encoded by the coding sequence ATGGACCACGACCTGACCATCGACGAGAAGCGCGTCTACGCCGACCGGACGGGGGCCGCCGAGGTGCTCGTGGCCGCCGAACAGGGGCTGGTCGTCGCGTCGCTCTCCGGCGACCTCGTCGGGGAGTTCGGCCTCGATCACCGGGCGACGGTCCGCGACGTGGCCGCGACGGGGGATCGCCGCGTCGTCGCCACCGACGAGGACGTCCTCGTCGGGAGCTACGACCCCACCGACTTCGGCCCCGCCGTCGCGGTGGGCTTCGATCACGGGGGCGCGCCGCTCGCGGCCGGCCCGGACGGCCGGATCGCCCGCCTCTCGGACGGGTGGACGACGCTCGGCACCGTCGAGGAGCCCCGGGCCATCGACGGCGGGATGGTCGCCGCCGCCGACGGCGCGTACACCGTCGACGGCGGCCTGCGCGACGTCGGCCTCTCGGCGGTGGCCGACGTCCACGGCCGGGGGATGCCGCTCGCGGCGACGGCGGCCGGTCTCTACCGACTCGGCAACGGCTGGATGGACGAACGCGACGGCGCCTTCACGGCCGTGAGCGCCGACGCGGGCGACGACAGGGCCGCGGCCGTCGGCGAGTCCGGACTCCTCGTCCGCGAGGCCGTCGGCGAGTGGTCGCCGGTCGAGGCGCCAGCCGACGTCGTCGACGTGGGCTTCACCGACGCGGCGACGGTGGCGGTGACGGCCGAGGGGTCGCTGCTCGCGGACGCGGGCGAGGGCTGGCGGACGCGGGCACTGGGCGTCACGGGCGTCTCTCGGCTGGCGGTGCAGGCCTAA
- the prs gene encoding ribose-phosphate diphosphokinase, whose translation MIVPGSESQALGAALAAETGDSLAEVSYERFPDGERMASVGAPESVGRAVVVAATTTDAAHVELLQLQDAVREAGADEVVTVLPYMGYGRQERAFEPGQPVSARAVARAVSTGTDRVVLVDPHEASVTDFFDVPCDVVRAASRLAAPLPSALTDPLFLSPDAGAIGLAESVRDAYGRGAVDYFEKVRHSGTEVEITPSDAGVEGRDVVVVDDIVATGSTMSESIAVLNDREAAGVYVTCVHPLFARSARAKLERAGVEGIYATDTIERDVTAVSVAPAVADVL comes from the coding sequence ATGATCGTTCCCGGTTCGGAGTCACAGGCACTCGGCGCGGCGCTGGCCGCCGAGACGGGAGACTCGCTCGCCGAGGTGAGCTACGAGCGGTTCCCGGACGGCGAACGGATGGCGTCCGTCGGCGCCCCGGAGAGCGTCGGTCGGGCGGTGGTCGTCGCCGCGACGACCACCGACGCCGCACACGTCGAACTCCTGCAGTTACAGGACGCGGTTCGCGAGGCGGGCGCCGACGAGGTGGTGACCGTCCTCCCTTACATGGGGTACGGCCGACAGGAGCGCGCGTTCGAACCCGGGCAGCCGGTGTCGGCCCGCGCCGTCGCCCGCGCCGTGTCGACGGGCACGGATCGGGTCGTCCTCGTCGACCCACACGAGGCGTCGGTGACGGACTTCTTCGACGTCCCCTGTGACGTGGTTCGGGCGGCGTCGCGACTCGCCGCCCCGCTCCCGTCGGCCCTGACCGACCCGCTCTTTCTCTCGCCCGACGCGGGCGCCATCGGCCTCGCCGAGTCCGTGCGCGACGCCTACGGTCGCGGCGCCGTCGACTACTTCGAGAAGGTGCGCCACTCCGGGACGGAGGTGGAGATCACGCCGAGCGACGCCGGCGTCGAGGGGCGGGACGTGGTCGTCGTCGACGACATCGTCGCCACGGGGTCGACGATGAGCGAGTCCATCGCGGTCCTGAACGACCGCGAGGCCGCGGGCGTGTACGTGACCTGCGTCCACCCGCTGTTCGCGCGGTCGGCCCGGGCGAAACTCGAACGCGCCGGGGTCGAGGGGATCTACGCCACCGACACCATCGAACGCGACGTGACGGCCGTCTCCGTCGCCCCGGCCGTCGCCGACGTCCTGTAG
- a CDS encoding uracil-DNA glycosylase, translating into MADPDRPAPDDALVLAPDCRRCPALVESRDRIAWGNGPTDAAVVVVGEAPAAGDPDAPEWPGGNRSGLAYTSRHSGRRIRSLLADLGIDDAFYTNAVKCFPADGDGSNREPTAAERANCRSHLRTEVETVDPAVVLPTGRHATASLLAVEGRELDGFVDRVLDPVDCPTLDTTAVPLLHPSYADVWRSRLGYDREGYRTALARTLRACGVDADG; encoded by the coding sequence ATGGCCGACCCCGACCGACCCGCCCCGGACGACGCCCTCGTCCTCGCGCCCGACTGCCGGCGCTGTCCCGCCCTCGTCGAGTCCCGCGACCGGATCGCGTGGGGGAACGGCCCGACCGACGCCGCGGTGGTGGTGGTCGGCGAGGCGCCCGCGGCGGGCGATCCGGACGCTCCCGAGTGGCCCGGCGGCAACCGCTCGGGGCTGGCCTACACCTCGCGACACTCCGGGCGCCGGATCCGCTCCCTCCTCGCCGACCTCGGCATCGACGACGCCTTCTACACGAACGCGGTGAAGTGTTTCCCCGCGGACGGCGACGGGTCGAACCGCGAACCCACGGCCGCCGAGCGGGCGAACTGCCGGTCGCACCTCCGGACGGAGGTCGAGACGGTCGACCCGGCGGTCGTCCTCCCGACCGGGAGACACGCGACCGCCTCGCTGCTCGCGGTCGAGGGCCGGGAACTCGACGGGTTCGTCGACCGCGTCCTCGACCCGGTCGACTGCCCGACGCTCGACACGACGGCCGTCCCCCTCCTCCACCCCTCCTACGCCGACGTGTGGCGGTCGCGACTCGGGTACGACCGCGAGGGGTATCGGACGGCGCTGGCGCGGACGCTCCGGGCCTGTGGCGTCGACGCCGACGGCTGA
- a CDS encoding HIT family protein, with protein MSDCIFCSIVDGEIPSHTVHEDDAVTAFLDANPLARGHTLVIPKAHHERLNDLPADLAADLFAAVHDLTDRVEAAVDAEATTVAVNNGELAGQEVPHVHVHIVPRFEGDGGRPIHALIEERPDVDDDELVDVAAAIESA; from the coding sequence ATGAGCGACTGCATCTTCTGTTCGATCGTCGACGGGGAGATACCCAGCCACACCGTCCACGAGGACGACGCCGTCACCGCGTTCCTCGACGCCAACCCCCTCGCCCGCGGCCACACGCTGGTCATCCCCAAGGCCCACCACGAGCGGCTCAACGACCTGCCGGCGGACCTCGCGGCCGACCTCTTCGCCGCGGTCCACGACCTGACCGACCGCGTCGAGGCGGCCGTCGACGCCGAGGCGACGACCGTCGCCGTCAACAACGGCGAACTCGCCGGTCAGGAGGTGCCCCACGTCCACGTCCACATCGTCCCCCGGTTCGAGGGCGACGGTGGCCGGCCGATCCACGCCCTGATCGAGGAGCGACCGGACGTGGACGACGACGAACTCGTCGACGTCGCCGCCGCCATCGAATCCGCCTGA
- a CDS encoding TrmB family transcriptional regulator, giving the protein MSTTHLDTTGPDASDDTSLDVPDGLNSAESKLVYVFLAAAEGATVEELHEALDLRKITLFPVLDTLAEREVIDRDGARYVATAS; this is encoded by the coding sequence ATGAGCACCACCCACCTCGATACGACCGGTCCCGACGCGTCCGACGACACCTCCCTCGACGTTCCCGACGGGCTGAACTCCGCGGAGTCGAAACTCGTCTACGTGTTCCTCGCCGCCGCCGAGGGCGCGACGGTCGAGGAACTCCACGAGGCGCTCGACCTCCGGAAGATCACGCTGTTCCCGGTTCTCGACACGCTGGCCGAGCGCGAGGTTATCGACCGCGACGGCGCGCGATACGTCGCCACGGCGTCCTGA
- a CDS encoding MOSC domain-containing protein encodes MARVTDLFVAPEGSAPMEAVDRVEAVADGGLRGDRYCTGEGYYAPYDTCQVTLVAAEDVAEIEREAGIDLTDGQHRRNVVVAGVDLHDLLDHRFRVGEATLVGTRPRPPCAHVEQLADQEGVSRALGDGRGGICADVVEGGPVAVGDAVTDLGSRDRTDAVVERLRSEE; translated from the coding sequence ATGGCTCGCGTCACGGACCTCTTCGTCGCGCCCGAGGGATCGGCTCCCATGGAGGCGGTCGACCGCGTCGAGGCGGTCGCCGACGGCGGACTGCGCGGGGATCGCTACTGCACCGGCGAGGGGTACTACGCCCCCTACGACACCTGCCAGGTCACCCTCGTCGCCGCCGAGGACGTCGCCGAAATCGAGCGCGAGGCCGGCATCGACCTGACCGACGGACAGCACCGGCGCAACGTCGTCGTCGCCGGCGTCGACCTCCACGACCTGCTCGACCACCGGTTCCGGGTCGGCGAGGCGACGCTCGTCGGCACCCGCCCCCGTCCGCCCTGCGCGCACGTCGAGCAACTCGCCGACCAGGAGGGGGTCTCTCGCGCGCTCGGCGACGGCCGGGGCGGCATCTGTGCCGACGTGGTCGAGGGCGGTCCCGTCGCCGTCGGCGACGCGGTGACCGACCTCGGCTCGCGGGACCGCACCGACGCCGTCGTCGAGCGGTTGCGCTCCGAGGAGTGA
- a CDS encoding cytochrome c biogenesis CcdA family protein, translated as MGGLALPALFGLAFSAGTVTFFAPCAFPLLPGYLSYFLGDTASRMDDEATAGRLTRRVRGPLARAGLISVAAGLGITLVYVGLAGTTVALGARALADIAVLEVVVGGLFLLVGGAMALGWRGGSLVHVRLPERRRSVVGFFLFGVLYAGAAAGCTAPLFIAVVAKGLASAPAVGVGIAVAYALGMSVVLTTLTGVSALGGSSAVSILRDHTERIYRASGVLLAASGVAEMYYFFYGFPEVVPR; from the coding sequence ATGGGCGGGCTCGCGCTGCCGGCCCTGTTCGGGCTGGCGTTCTCGGCGGGGACGGTGACCTTCTTCGCCCCCTGTGCCTTCCCCCTGCTTCCCGGCTACCTCTCGTATTTCCTGGGCGACACCGCGTCGCGGATGGACGACGAGGCCACGGCCGGGCGGCTCACCCGCCGGGTTCGGGGTCCCCTCGCCCGGGCGGGGCTGATCAGCGTCGCCGCGGGCCTGGGCATCACGCTCGTGTACGTCGGGTTGGCCGGGACGACGGTCGCGCTCGGCGCGCGAGCGCTGGCGGACATCGCGGTCCTCGAAGTCGTCGTCGGGGGACTGTTCCTGCTCGTCGGCGGCGCGATGGCGCTCGGCTGGCGGGGCGGTTCGCTCGTCCACGTGCGGCTGCCGGAGCGACGGCGGTCGGTGGTGGGGTTCTTCCTCTTCGGCGTCCTGTACGCGGGTGCGGCCGCGGGCTGTACCGCGCCGCTGTTCATCGCCGTCGTCGCGAAGGGGCTGGCGTCGGCGCCAGCCGTCGGCGTCGGCATCGCCGTCGCCTACGCCCTCGGGATGAGCGTCGTCCTGACGACCCTGACCGGCGTCTCCGCGCTCGGGGGGTCGTCGGCCGTCTCGATCCTGCGCGACCACACCGAGCGGATCTACCGCGCGTCGGGCGTCCTGCTCGCTGCGTCGGGGGTCGCGGAGATGTACTACTTCTTCTACGGGTTCCCGGAGGTGGTCCCCCGATGA
- a CDS encoding TlpA family protein disulfide reductase, with protein MPSRQRRLLLGAIGTAISGAAGCLGGSSTDPAGTPSDDDPLALPSVVTRGDFPDGEVRLVEPGTVTLLNFFTTWCKPCQREMPDFRKLRAAYGADALHMVSITPEVDETLVREFWTEYEGTWPVVSDPALEATQRWNANSYPTNLLFDADGTPATGDDPEVRARTFEEFDALVAPLVGES; from the coding sequence ATGCCCTCCAGACAGCGCCGGCTCCTCCTGGGAGCCATCGGCACAGCGATCAGCGGCGCCGCCGGGTGTCTCGGCGGGTCGTCGACCGACCCCGCCGGAACGCCGAGCGACGACGACCCGCTCGCCCTCCCCTCGGTCGTCACGCGGGGGGACTTCCCGGACGGCGAGGTGCGCCTCGTCGAGCCGGGGACGGTCACCCTGTTGAACTTCTTCACGACCTGGTGCAAGCCGTGTCAGCGCGAGATGCCCGACTTCCGGAAGCTCCGGGCGGCCTACGGCGCCGACGCCTTGCACATGGTGTCGATCACGCCCGAAGTCGACGAGACGCTCGTCCGGGAGTTCTGGACGGAGTACGAGGGGACGTGGCCGGTCGTCTCCGACCCCGCGCTCGAAGCCACCCAGCGATGGAACGCCAACAGTTACCCCACGAACCTCCTGTTCGACGCGGACGGGACGCCGGCGACGGGCGACGACCCCGAAGTGCGGGCGCGCACGTTCGAGGAGTTCGACGCCCTCGTCGCGCCGCTGGTGGGGGAGTCCTGA
- a CDS encoding iron-containing alcohol dehydrogenase family protein, with protein sequence MSSPDAPPDRQFTFDYDPGELRCGRGRAADLGDLLAARDCARALVVTGSNVGANRAVMDPVEAGLDGRLAGVFDETTPEKSLATGLAGARRAREEGVDALVAVGSGSSLDVAKVIAALESHADPAAAAERAVESERVPVDDDPLPIVAVPTTLAGADLSVIAGVGLSLSAGRPPHEVPNGSVSDARLMPTALCYDLALFETTPKSVLTASAMNGFDKAVECLYSPHATPVTDATAARALSLASSGFPTLPEESMDEGKLYDAVSGVVLAQYGISTPGTYRASIIHAFGHGFSHDYDAHQGVVHGVLAPHVLRYVFDRTHARRDLLAEALGVADDAADPAVAVVDAVAGVAADLGLPSRLRELDGLDRAHLPGIADEIRADGLVDAAPVEPTRAEILAVLEDAW encoded by the coding sequence ATGTCGTCCCCCGACGCGCCGCCCGACCGGCAGTTCACCTTCGACTACGACCCCGGCGAACTCCGCTGCGGGCGCGGCCGCGCGGCCGACCTGGGCGACCTGCTGGCCGCCCGCGACTGCGCCCGCGCCCTCGTCGTCACCGGGTCGAACGTCGGCGCGAACCGTGCGGTCATGGACCCGGTCGAGGCGGGTCTGGACGGCCGCCTCGCCGGCGTCTTCGACGAGACCACCCCCGAGAAGTCGCTCGCGACGGGGCTGGCGGGCGCCCGACGCGCCCGCGAGGAGGGAGTCGACGCCCTCGTCGCCGTCGGGAGCGGCAGTAGCCTCGACGTGGCGAAGGTGATCGCCGCCCTCGAGAGCCACGCCGACCCCGCGGCCGCCGCCGAGCGCGCAGTCGAGTCGGAGCGCGTCCCGGTCGACGACGACCCCCTGCCCATCGTCGCCGTGCCCACGACGCTCGCCGGCGCCGACCTCTCGGTCATCGCCGGCGTCGGCCTCTCGCTTTCGGCGGGGAGGCCGCCCCACGAGGTCCCCAACGGCTCCGTGAGCGACGCGCGACTCATGCCGACCGCCCTGTGTTACGACCTCGCGCTCTTCGAGACGACGCCGAAATCCGTCCTCACGGCCTCGGCGATGAACGGCTTCGACAAGGCCGTCGAGTGTCTCTACTCGCCGCACGCCACGCCCGTGACCGACGCCACGGCGGCCCGCGCGCTCTCGCTCGCGTCGTCCGGGTTCCCGACCCTCCCCGAGGAGTCGATGGACGAGGGCAAGCTCTACGACGCCGTCTCGGGGGTCGTCCTCGCCCAGTACGGCATCTCGACGCCGGGCACGTACCGCGCGTCGATCATCCACGCCTTCGGCCACGGCTTCTCCCACGACTACGACGCCCACCAGGGGGTGGTTCACGGCGTCCTCGCGCCGCACGTCCTCCGCTACGTCTTCGACCGGACCCACGCGCGGCGCGACCTGCTGGCCGAGGCCCTCGGCGTCGCCGACGACGCGGCTGACCCCGCCGTCGCCGTCGTCGACGCCGTCGCGGGGGTCGCCGCCGACCTCGGGCTCCCGTCACGACTCCGCGAACTCGACGGTCTCGACCGCGCGCACCTGCCCGGGATCGCCGACGAGATCCGCGCCGACGGCCTCGTGGACGCGGCGCCCGTCGAGCCGACACGGGCGGAGATCCTGGCCGTTCTCGAAGACGCGTGGTGA